The genomic segment CCGAACTTGGGATCCTGCGAGGAGTCGGTGAGGTACTGGTAGAGCGGCGTCTTGTCATCGCCTTTCACCGAGACTTTGGACATCATGGGGAAGCTCACATTGTATTTGCGGGAGCAGAAGGTCTTGATCTCCGCGTCGGTGCCGGGCTCCTGCTGCATAAAGTTGTTGGCGGGCACGCCGACGATAACGAAGCCGCGGTCCTTGTACTTTTCGTAGACCGACTCTAGGGCGGTGTATTGCGGAGTGTATCCGCACTTGCTGGCGACGTTGACGAGCAGGACGACCTTGCCTTTGAAGCTGCCCAGGTTCACCTGGTCGCCGTCGATGGACTTCATGGTGAAGTCGTAAATGTTTTTGCTCTGAGCTGAAGAAGAAACCGCCGAAGCGAGGGCGGCGAGGCAGAGAATCAGGGTCAGGATCAATTTGCGCATAGCGATCTCCTGGGGACTGCAGTGACTTGATCATACGGGCCACGGCCGGGAAGATTGTCAACGAATTGTTGCGAAGCGGAAGGGCGCTTGATAGCGCGGTATTCGTGGCCCAATTATTCGAGTCTGCTCGAATCGAATGTGCACAAGACTGCGCGACCGCGATGTGAGATGTGCACTGCGTCCGTGCGGTGGCCAACTTCGTCTATCGATGCTGAAGGGGCGAGCATGCAGAGACATGCTAACCGTCTGCGCGGCGCTGACTCTAAGGAATGAGATCGCACGGTCGTCTCGTCCGTTTGGTTGGCTTGTAACTCCCGCAGAGGAGTGAGCAAGGGCTAGACCGGAGGATGCAAGACCCGCATCACCAAATTCCCTAACTTGATGTAGATACAGTGACGGGCCGCTGCACGGTGCCGGGCCGTCTTCTGGAGGTCGGTACGTGCACGCCCCGCGCTCGAAGCCTATCCCTGTCCCCAGGAAGGCCGTCGCTCAAATTTGCGCTTTCATACTTCTGTTGAATCTTCTTGTTCCAGTTCTGCAGGCGAAGGAGCCGAACGGAGCGCTCGATCTCGGCATCATCGTGGTACCCACCATGGCGGATGCGCAAAAGGTGTTAGGGCAGTTGAAGGCCGGTAGCAACTTCGCAGTATTGGCGAAGGAAAAATCGACCGACGCGACTGCAAGCGATGGCGGCTACCTGGGCAAGATGGAAGTGAGCGAGCTTCGCAGGGAATTGCGCGATGCAGTGCAGGGGCATGCGCTGGGAGAGCTTACCGGGATTGTGCACCTGCCCTCGGGCTTCGCGATTCTGAAGGTTCTAGCGGCTCCACCCACGACGGAGGATCTGAATCCCAAGCGGATCTCTTCCCTTCTCTCGACCGGAGCCATTCGCCTGGGCGCGCAGGTCTCGGGCTTCATTGAAGCTGATACGGCGCTGCTGGACTATGCGAAGCCGGCCGATTGGAGCCGCGATGTGGGTACGGTCTGCCAATTGCGTCAGAAATCGCTCACCAATGCGCAGACAAGCCTGGCCGACATACTGAGTTCGCCAGAGGAGATGCGCGCGCACAACTTCGGACCTCTGGAACAAGGGCAGGCGCACAGCGCGCTGGCGCAGTTGTACGAATACGACGCGCAGATGGACAAGGCAATCGCGGAGTGGGATGCAGCCTACGGGTTGGCAGTTACGGAGGCTCCGGGGTACGTTCCGAATCTGCAGGAGAGCCTGGGCGTGTCGTACCTGCATCGTTCGGAGCTGGAAAACGATATCTACGCTGGATCGCGGGATCTGGATATCTTTCCGCCGCTGCATCCGGGCATGAGTTACGAGCACACAGAAGACTCGAAGAAAGCAATCGAATACTTCACAAAGTATCTCGAGCAAACTCCGAATGACCTGGAAGTTCGGTGGCTGCTCAACCTCTCTTACATGACATTGGGCCAGTATCCGGCCGGAGTGCCGGCGCGGTTCCTGATTCCGGAGAGCGATTTTCATTCGTCGGACAGTATTGGCCGTTTTGAGGACGTCGCTCCCGCGGCTGGCCTCAACGTCATGCGCGCGGCGGGCGGCGTGATTACCGATGACTTCGACAACGATGGTCTGCTCGACATCGTGGTGTCGAGCATGGATGTGTGCGACCCCATCCGCTTCTTCCACAACAATGGAAACGGCACATTCACAGACCGCACGGAACAGGCCGGCTTGATGAATCAGCTTGGCGGGCTGAACGTCATACAGGCCGACTACAACAACGACGGCTGCATGGACCTTCTGATCCTGCGCGGCGGGTGGCAGTTTCCGCAGAGAAAGTCGCTGCTTCGCAACAACTGCAACGGGGCCTTCACCGATGTGACCGACGAGAGCGGACTGGGCGCCGCGGAGCTGACGGCAAGCCAGACCGGGGTCTGGGCGGACTTCGACAACGATGGTTACCTCGATCTGTTCGTCGGAAACGAAGGCTCCGGTACGCAACTCTTCCATAACAACGGAAACGGAACCTTCTCACAGATCGGACACGCGGCTGGCATCGATCACACCGCGATGAGCAAAGGCGTGACCGCGGCTGACTACGATCACGACGGATTTGTAGATCTCTATGTATCGAATCAAAACGGGGCCAATGTCCTCTACCACAACAACGGCAACCTGACCTTTACCGATGTGGCCAGGCAGGCGGGCGTGCAGGAACCGGCATTCAGCTTCGCGGCGTGGTTTTTCGATTACGACAACGACGGCTGGCCAGACCTGTGGGTGAACAGCTACGTGGTGTCGATGGACGAGGCGCTGAAGACGTATGTGGGAGGGCCGCGCAATGCGGAGGGGCTCAAGCTGTATCGCAACAAGCATGACGGCACGTTTGAAGAGGTCTCGAAAAAGGTAGGCATGGACAAGGTGTTCATGACGATGGGATCGAACTTTGGCGACGTGGATAACGATGGCTATCTGGATATCTATCTCGGAGTTGGCCAGCCTTCGTACGCTGCCCTGCTGCCGCACGAGCTATTGCGGAACAAGGAAGGCAAGGCGTTTGTCGACATTACCGAATCGTCGGGCACAGGTGAGTTGCACAAGGGCCACGGCATTGCGTTCGCCGATCTGACTCGGCAGGGCCGTGAGGACATTGTGGCTGAGATTGGCGGCGCGGTAGTGGGTGACAAGCACACCATGCGCGTGTTTGCTGCGCCGGCTAATGCGAACGACTGGATCAACCTTCGGCTGTTAGGCGTGAAGACGAATCGCGAAGCGGCGGGCGCTCAGATCCAGGTCACAGTGCGGAACGGCGATGGCGCGCCGCATTCGATTTATCGCACGGTGGGGCAGACGAGTTCGTTCGGCGGCAATCCGCTGGAGCAAAACATTGGATTAGGCCCTCATGCAAAAGACGTGAGCATCGACATCTTCTGGCCTACGAGCGGCACGCATCAGCACTTCACGCACGTGCCTCCGAGGCAGCATCTCGAGATCAAGGAGTTTGCCACTACCTATGCGGAGCTGAAGGAGCACTCGTTCCGGTGGCGACAGGCTCCGGCGACGGCGCTCGCTTCGGCGCAGAAGAACGCCCATTGATCGCGATGTTTTGTCGCAACGAGAGGATCGGCAAGATGCGGAGAATTGGCCTGGGTGTCGCGATATCGGCTCTCCTGATTGCGCAGGCGCGAGCCGCGGATGAACACGCTGTGCAAGGAATCCTGCTGCAAGTGGATGCCGCGAAAAACACAATCGTGGTTTCGTGCGATGCGATTCCGAATTACATGGACGCGATGGAGATGCCGTTCACCGTGCGCGAACCCGATGAGCTAAAGAGGCTGACGCCGGGAACGACTATCCGCTTCACCATGGTGGAAGAGAACGGCCGGGACTATGCCGAGCATGTGAAAACCGTCGCGGTGACCAATTACGAATCCGAGCCGACGACAGCAGGACGGCTCACAATCTTGCATCGAACGCTGAATCCGGCGGCAGCGGCGCGGATTGTTCAAGTGGGAAAGCCTGT from the Occallatibacter riparius genome contains:
- a CDS encoding glutathione peroxidase encodes the protein MRKLILTLILCLAALASAVSSSAQSKNIYDFTMKSIDGDQVNLGSFKGKVVLLVNVASKCGYTPQYTALESVYEKYKDRGFVIVGVPANNFMQQEPGTDAEIKTFCSRKYNVSFPMMSKVSVKGDDKTPLYQYLTDSSQDPKFGGDIKWNFTKFLIDRNGNIVARFEPATTPDSAEVTSAIESTLAK
- a CDS encoding FG-GAP-like repeat-containing protein; amino-acid sequence: MNLLVPVLQAKEPNGALDLGIIVVPTMADAQKVLGQLKAGSNFAVLAKEKSTDATASDGGYLGKMEVSELRRELRDAVQGHALGELTGIVHLPSGFAILKVLAAPPTTEDLNPKRISSLLSTGAIRLGAQVSGFIEADTALLDYAKPADWSRDVGTVCQLRQKSLTNAQTSLADILSSPEEMRAHNFGPLEQGQAHSALAQLYEYDAQMDKAIAEWDAAYGLAVTEAPGYVPNLQESLGVSYLHRSELENDIYAGSRDLDIFPPLHPGMSYEHTEDSKKAIEYFTKYLEQTPNDLEVRWLLNLSYMTLGQYPAGVPARFLIPESDFHSSDSIGRFEDVAPAAGLNVMRAAGGVITDDFDNDGLLDIVVSSMDVCDPIRFFHNNGNGTFTDRTEQAGLMNQLGGLNVIQADYNNDGCMDLLILRGGWQFPQRKSLLRNNCNGAFTDVTDESGLGAAELTASQTGVWADFDNDGYLDLFVGNEGSGTQLFHNNGNGTFSQIGHAAGIDHTAMSKGVTAADYDHDGFVDLYVSNQNGANVLYHNNGNLTFTDVARQAGVQEPAFSFAAWFFDYDNDGWPDLWVNSYVVSMDEALKTYVGGPRNAEGLKLYRNKHDGTFEEVSKKVGMDKVFMTMGSNFGDVDNDGYLDIYLGVGQPSYAALLPHELLRNKEGKAFVDITESSGTGELHKGHGIAFADLTRQGREDIVAEIGGAVVGDKHTMRVFAAPANANDWINLRLLGVKTNREAAGAQIQVTVRNGDGAPHSIYRTVGQTSSFGGNPLEQNIGLGPHAKDVSIDIFWPTSGTHQHFTHVPPRQHLEIKEFATTYAELKEHSFRWRQAPATALASAQKNAH